The genomic stretch ATCTCTGCATCTGCCACAGAGGTTGTGGCCTCCAGAAGTTAGGTAGCGTAGTAATCTGGGGCCATTAACATCTTCAGCTGACGTAGCATCAAGCACCAGAGTTCACCAGCTGGAGCCATAGGTCCTCAGTTGGGCTTCCCTCCTCTGCCCAGCACCTATTTTGACCCAAATTTGTAGAAATTTGATTTGCATTCTTGGCCTCTCTTCCTGTGAGGGTTGCTTGAAAATCAGGCAGAGAGTCAGAAACTTTTGGTGACCTAAGGTCTCACACAGAGTGTTGTCTAAGCTTAGTTTCCAGTGGAAACCAAATTAAAAATCACTAATGGGCTTTGTCTTGGATTTACAATGTTTAGGATTCACAAGTGCATTCGCACAGGCTCATGGTCTCCACAGGAAAAGTGCAGTGACAGAGCTATGTTCTAGGGCCCAGCCATGGGCTCCCCCAGCATTTCCAGCTCAACAGCAGACAGCTACCATGTTTGTTAGGGAAGAATGGTTCTTTTGTAAGCCATGACAAATAAAGGAAAACCAATTAAACCAttcttttcttgtgcttttcCTTTGAAGTGTATCCAATAAACTCAGCCTGTGCACATACCTGAGCTATCGCTTTATGAGTTAGGTTTTTGTTGTTATTCACTTCCTTTTTTAACTCAGTTTGCAAACTTGGGAAAGGTTTGTCTTCTGAGGTTGGACCTCACCACCAGACTAGAGCTCTGAATCTTTATTCTCACCCTCAGCCCAGGCATTGGTAGAAGCAACTATCCACAGCTTTCATACATTCCCAAGTAGCTGCCTTCTTGCTGATTGTACCCTGAGTGCATGTTGCATGCTCAGACCAGGGAGGGACATGTTCTGGCAACAAGTATGATAACCAAACATAAATGTGCCACCAGATGCTTTTCACTTAGGGCTTAATCTAGTGAAAAATGACCAACTGATTTCAGAGAGAGATTTGCTCTTGTAAAGCCCTCATGGTAAGACACTAGCAGAGCTGTCTCCTATATCTTTGCAAACAGTAACTTGTGTCTTTTCCCAAGCCCACTTCTTGActtttaaataagaatttttcaGGTGATACAATAGGGCAAGGCTACTAAACAATGGATGTTAAAACACGACCTGTCAAATCCCACCCATAGAGAGTGGTAGTTAGTACAACTGGCTTCCATCTCACTCCCCAACCCACAGCTAGGCAAGTGTCTTCTTCCCAGTGCTAAGCAACAGCCTTCTCCTACTTTGCCATCATCTGCCTCTCCATGATCCCACTGCCATGTGAGCACTGCTGGGTGACCTGGTCTGTGACCCACCAGCTACCTGTGCTAGGTATGTCAGTCAGCAATGGTGGGTTTTCATGTGGggggaaaagaaggcacttgcgAGGTCAGTGCTGCTACTGCCACATTAGATAGGATGCTCTAACTGCTTTTCTTAGTTATGAAATTTTCAGACACCAGAATCAGGCACCAGGAATACCTGTGCAATGTAGATATGAGCGGGAAGAGAGACGGACAGTTTGATGGCCAGAGAGGTGATCCTTTCACTCCTGAAAAGCACTAACAGCCTCCTGCACAGCAGATTAAGTGAGCACAGTTGTTCCTATTGAGTTTCCTGATCTCAGCTCAAGGTCATTGCCATTGGTTCCCAATAGAAGTATATTTTCAGTTGAGTCAAATGAATTCTAGTCATAATGTTTTCAGCCAGCTCTGGCGTGTCTTCTGAGCAGTGCCACCTTGCAAACTGCTGTAAATTGCAAACAAAAGCACTGAGCTGTCTGTGCTCATTTAAACAGCACCCCTGCCTGGCCCTCCTCTGTGTTCGATTCCCCCATTAATTTCAGTATAAAAGAGGTATGGAGAGAAACATTCACCTTTAGGAACACCTTCTCTCCTCTACTTTGCTCTCCCAGCAAGGCAGGCTTGCTCATCTAACAGAACTTTTCTATTGATCTGTCAATGGACATATTCACAGTGAGGTAgacaaaacatataaaaataatgtgGGAAGTACAAGCGAGCATTTATAACATATTTTTATCTACAAGGACACCTTCTGGTTGATAATGTTGTTCACCTTGCTTTTACAGGGCTTTGAGACCTACGGTCGGACAGCCACGTGTAAGAGCTAAGCATTGCTACAGTCTCATCGTTTTGCTCCTCTCTGTTTGTTTGGAGCAAATCTCTCTGTTACTCTCTCTATAGCAATTTAACCACATGCTGAGGATCACTACTGAGGTACCTGCTTGGGGTATACCTGCTTAATCCCTATTTTGTAGAGCCCTTGCTCAGCTACAGTGACTGACATCATCTAACTTCAGCAGGGCTCTCCCATTGGTACTGCCTGAGAtgctcttcaaaatattttggatcTTTTTTGCCTTCTTCCCTAGTAGGTTGGTGACAAATGTTTTCAAAGAGCCTTTATTTTTGTGTGAGTGTTCCCTGTTCATCCATTCCAGAGAGCTAAGTTGGCCCTGATTGCTTGACTGTCTGAACATTCCTTTTCTATGGTATCTTCTGGTTTTCTTTGGCCATTTATTGACACTGGATGACATGATAACATGATAACACGATAATAGGATAACATGAAAGGAGTGTGGATGGGCTTTTACTGAAGAAATCAGCTAAATAGCTATTAGAGGATTAAAAGCAATCCCATGGCCAGGATTACACATCTTTAAAATGCTGATAATATCAAGGAACAAATGGATTTGTAATTTAATGGCAGAAGAGGGAAGACTTCAGATGTATGTTTTTTCACGTTTGATAGAAAGATTAAAGTGTCTACATTTGGTGTGCAGTTTGATAAAGCTGTAGCACGGTTGCCTAGGGATATCAGTGTTCATCTTCCTTGTAAATAGTAATTGCGCCACATGGAGACAATTCTTCTGgtcaacatttttattaaaactttaATTCTCAGGTGACAAGTTGGATCACTCTCTGCTTTCAAAGTCTGATAATGATACACTTTGGAAGCTTTGAAGAAAACCTTTGTCTAGACAGAAACAGCTTAAGAAAGTTTTTGAAATGTAGCATTCACTTGAAATCTTTGTTGATGCATGTAGTCTGATCCATATTTGCAAAATTTTTGGTTGTTTTCTACTTCCTTGTGCTAAAAGTGCTAAAACCATGCAAGAGGTTTGTATGACAACAGGAACTGTGAGAAACAAAATGTAGAATGTTCTCTCCTACGAGTGGTTCAACCTGTGATAGACTTTTCCCGCGGAAAGAATTCCCTTTTCATccagaaattaattttcctttaaaataaaattaacctACATATGACATTCTAGCTCTTGAATCTTCAGCACTGAGGTTGGATCAGGACACATTTTAAGAAAACTTTCAGACATGTTAAAGAGAGTGAACTGTACAAtctaaaaaataaagcaatctaCAGTTTCATTAAGAGGTAGATTTTTAACTAGTCTCCTTGACCTGAGTCACAGAAGTCTCTTCCAGAATGTTATTTCTCAAAATCCAGGTTCGGTTCTGACTGCAGAATATTAAGGctaaacaacaaataaaagagaACTGTCTGAAAGTGCACCAAATCAGCCCGCGTCTCCCACGGGAAGGGATGTGTCGCAGCAGTGACAGTAGCGACAGGCCCAGGGCACCACAGAGGGGACAGTCCCCACTCCGGTAGACTCCCACTGAGCCACATCCCGTGGGAAACGAAGCTGAAACATGGCGGAGCTGCCTGACCTAGCGGTCAGCCCCTGCTCTGGCTGGCTGCGGAGAAGGCAGCTCTCTCTACCCTCTCTCTGGGATGTGGAAATCAGAGTACGGCTCTCGGATAACTCTGTAGGGGCCAAATGTCTGCGATAACCATCTGACCTAAACATTTCTGTGGGGTGTTATCTGATGCCTTCTGCCCACAAAGTAAGAGACCTTACGGTCATTTTTATTCTAATGGCTCAGTTTGATTTGGCTAATATATTGTAATTTTATGTATATTAACTGCTTTTCGTCTTCAGAGAGCTTTACAAACAACTCTGTCTCACAGAATTCATCTGAGGTACTCCAAGGGAGCGTACATTTTTCATAGATAACAGGGATTTATTCTCTGCTTTGTGGAGAAATGCAATTCAGTCTTACTGATAGAGTTATCACCAGCATTACCATATTTCCAAAAATCTAAAAtctgaggcagagagagaggtTTAAtgtcctgtcagagaagaagaaaagccaaTAAGTAATGGATCCCAATCAGACCACTACCttaccctcctcccctttcttttgATAACAAATACAAATACTTGTGCACCCCAAAATAAGTGCTTCAGCTCTGGATTCTTAGAGAGAATTGTCCAGGAAACTGGACATATACTCTTTGGGTCTTGGAAACAGATCACACAAAAGTAACAGCACttacgggggaaaaaaaatactcattaTAAAGGAACCTGGCTACTGCATAAAGAATAAAGTACGAAGCTTGTGACTTGCACTGACATTTTTAACAGTGCTGCTGTAATATGGTCCAGCTGAGGGAATAATTTGTAGCAAGCCATTTGGATAACTCATTTACACTCTTTCCATTTGTGAATTGTGTGATTTGcctaaatgtatttgctttttaagATTATTGactgaaaaatttgaaaaaaattgggTTCAGAGCCTCAGCAATAGTTAGACCGAAACTTTTGCTGCACGAGTTTGAAGGTAGGCAGTCAATAGCAAAAAGCATACAATCAGATGTTTCAGAGTAGTTTGCTAGAAATCATCAGAGGAGTATTTTTATACCTAATAATTTTGATTAGATGCTCACAGCACACAcctttctttctgctcctttttctagATTTAAAAACTCTTACAAGTTTCATAGTTAGCAGTTCATATTTGCTTCCTGgacattttctttattctttcctgAAAATTCATTATTCCTGCAAACACTGCTGCCCCGTTCATTATTATCAATAGAAAGTgtaaaaaaaaacacagccaggATTAATTccactttttatttaaacaaaattcatGGACATGTTTTGAGGTATTTGATCAGTATTTGTTCATATTTATACAGGAgtattttttcaggttttcagtCAGCATATcatgacaggaggaaaaaaagatatgaaACCATTTTTGAAAGGTAAGTGGGAAGCATATGGGAAAAGAGCGGTTTTCCCCTAATTCAGAATGGCAGATACTTAAATATAAGCAGATAATTAAGTGTTTGGATAAATCTGGCCTtggagaaaaggaagatttttgaGAAATTTGGAGAAAAATTCTGCATCTCATTTTAAGTAGACATAGTCCAAATTAATAGTATTTCATAGATCTTGAAATATTAATCTTAAAAGGtgtagtcttttaaaaaaaatacaatattctaaaaaaaaggagaaatgcctATATTTTCATGCAGATGTAAACTGATATAGTTAATGTTTCCCTTTTTGTACACACCGGTACCTAACCATTACAGGAACACATTTCTAAGCGTCTAAACTCTGACCTGTCAAAAAGCCACAATCAATAATATTTTGTCCGCAAACTCAGttttcataaaagaaagaaaaaggctggaaATATTTCTTCAGTATCATTAGTGGAACTTTGCTTTCATAGGTGCAGTTTTATAAAACTCCGTCGCCACTTTCTTGTATTATTAGAATGAAAGCGTAAGACTTTCTTCTCCTGAAAAGAATCCTTCAAATAATCACTGTATAGCCCAGTTTCCAAAGTATGAGTTGTTTCTTTCACTTTGGAAGATGCTGCAAAAGAAATCCACTCACAAATAGGGGCTTAtttataaggggaaaaaaaagatttttggaaaTAGAAGCATTGTGTGAGTTTTCAAAAAACGTTAGGGAAAGACATTTTTATCTAAATCTTACCTTTCCCAGTCCAATTGTTTATAACCCAGTGCATCTCAGGTTAGCAGTCAGGAAAAATAGACAATAAAAGttacaggagggagcaggagagaggggaggaggatTTCCTGAAATTGATTTATCTGTTTGTCTTACCAAGTGCgaggcaaaagaaaataaacagaatagaAGCTGAATGGTAAAAATTGCTTTGGTTTTTACAGTCTAAAGGAAGTTTGGTAGTACGACAGAAGCAATCTGAGAGAAATCGACTTGCTTACAGAGAGTTTTCAGGTTTCATGCAGACAAAATTAAAAGTCCCCTGACAGACTGAAAATACCTTCAGTTCTTCctagcctttttccttttcctggtaTTCATTTTAATCTGCAGCAAAATCCCCAAGGTTTTAGATTTGGTTTTCAGTTGATCTGGAAGGCTTCTGTTTCCAGAGAAGATGTTTCCTAGCTGCCCGGCTCCTCAAATTCACTGTAGGGGGATGACGCTGAAGAGGTTTTAGACTCCCCATCACTGTTGCACTCCCTGGGGGGACCAGGACTGGGAGCTTCCGTGATCTCCTTGGTAGAGAGCGCTTCCTTACCGCCAGACTCTAAGGGATGACAGTCCAGCAAGCTCTGCAGGTGTTTGATGTAACTTATGGCAGCTCTCAGGGTCTCCACTTTGCTGAGGCGCTTGTCAGCAAATTCCTTGGGCAGGTGCTCTCTCAGGCGTGTGTAGCCCTCATTCACACAGCGCACCCGCTGCCTTTCCCTCTCGTTCCTCTTTCGAATGAAGGCAGGCTCAAAGGAGTAGTCGTAGATGCCCACGTATCCGGCGAATGGGATATAGGAAATGCGACCTGTGTGCCCGCTGTAGGCTTGGTCCCAGTAAGATGGCTCCAGGTGGAAGGGAACCCCAAAGGGCTCCCTCAGGGGGACCCCGTGGGGAGTCCCGTGGCTGTTAGCCAGGGACATAGCTTCTGAAAATGCAATCCGGTTCAATAGTCCGTCATCATCTTTATTGCTGtccatgcttttcctttttttcaccaGTGCAACTGTCAGTTCCCGAATTTGGCTTCCAAATCTTGTATCAATCCAAGCAAAGAGGAAACATTTGTACAGGTACTCTGCCCCGCGGGCTGCAATTTCCTTCTGTGGTATATAACAATTCAGCTCTTCAAGTACAGCTAACAAATCACGAGGTCCACTCTGTGCCTGAAAATCAGCTCGAAGCcttgttgtttttaaagatgtAGGATGCCAGCTAATTTATAGACAGGTTTTGAGGACCATCACTCCACACTTTAAACCCTGcttttcctctgatcttcatATTTCAAAAGATAATAAGAGGGTTCCTGTGTATTCCTTTCCTCTCCACTTCAAATTATGACCATAAGAGTTAATGCCAAACATAAATAATCTTCCAGGCTCTAAACACTTCTCATGTATTGTAATCCACAGTATCGTTTGATATAATTGTCTCCAAAAGATGGGTAATTTGCAAAGTTTACATGGATCTTCAAAGTTTTGGCAGAACTCCTCCCTTTCAGGAACCAAGGATCTTCTGTCATCTGAAAACTACCCAAAGGCTTTTCACAATGAAATCCAAAAGACAACTGCAAGCTTTGttgtttctgctgctctggtCTAACTGAAACAGCTCACATGCAGTTTGCAAAACTTATATGGCATCTCTCTAGCTTTCTGGGGAAGCTAAGAAATCATCAAAGGAAAGAGTGCTCTCTTGTGGTTGCAAGTCATGTCAGATCAAGAATGAATATGTGCAAGCATAAGAGGAAAACTGCTTTCTTCATCTGAAGAGAGGCTTTTTCAAGAAGTACGAGTTTCACAAGCTGAAAGTGTGCATTTTCAAAAATCTTCAACATTTTGCCTGTTTCTATTCACTGCAGAGATGTTTTGGTCATTACTATGAACACCTATTTCAAAAAAACCAAATGTAACGGTTATGCTCTGATTGCCCTCAGACAGCAGTGTAGGTATTACTAGACATTTACACAGATACTGGCTTACCAGATGAACCCTGCATATTGCTTTAATTGGGGAGTGGAAAATTCCTCTTGACTGTGCCATACCTGTGCTGTATCCTCCAATTTGCTTGGCAAAGAGAAGAGGTGGACAGAAGACGAGGATTTTTGCCAGTGTAAGGGCATAATGTCCCAATCTGTGTTTCTAAGATGTCCTGCTGTGTTAGGATCATCTGCAGCAAATGGAGTGTATTTGAAGGGTTCCATAGTTACAAAATCTTTCCAGAAACAAACGTTTGCAGTGAAATAAATCTGCTGGTTCTCCCACTATCAGTTTGGTGAGTTGAACTTCTGGTGTGGGAGAGCTATGAGAAGGATGTGAAAAGGTACAGGCACGTAGGCTCTATTAAAACTGTTCTTTTGCTCAAAGTGAAAGTTTCCGCCCTGCTCAGTGTTTTATGCCAAACTGTCTCAGAACAGTGAATAACTGAAACAACATCCTCCACTCTGAGAAACACATCTATGTCTCTGCTGAGTCAGAAACCAGCGGCAATGATGTCAGTGTGCATTTTCAAGCCAGCTTTTGTATCTTTGCTGGCCTGTTCTTCAGCTTCAAAAAGCAATGATACAAGAACAACCTAGATTTTAATCTTCAAAGTATGAGAAACATACATGGAGACGGTTCCAGAAAGACCTAAGTGAGAACAATTCTGGACTCTGATTTATGCCAGGGGTAGGATCAGCACCAAAATGGCTCAGAAGCCAGGACAAGTATCCATCTACTTTCACCTCCTTCACTGACATCACGTAGCAAAAGCTGGTGTTTCGAGCTGAAGGTTTTGTAGCATTACCTGAGAGTTGGCTACTACATTTCACGAGGGGTTGAGATCTTTTTCAGTCACAACTAAATGTCTTTGTAAAATACATGCCATAGCTCAGATGGAACATAGGGGTGCGAAGCAGGAATTACTGGAGAAGTCTCCATAGTACATGCAATTCACTTCAGATCAAATGATCAAGAGACTCTTTCTGCCattaaaaaatctgtgaaaaccaTTGAACAGCATGGGCTTCTCAGCATGACTTGCACTGTAACTTTTGCTGTAAGAAAGGTCTCTAgcagaaatgttttcagaaatgatttgTTAGATGAGAATAGCTCATTCACTGAGGCAGGCCAGGATTTAGAAGTCTTCTTAAAGTAAAGAGGATGTCGACCTGTATGCAAATGCCTGAAGTAGGAAAATTACATTTGATTGTACCGTTATTCAATTTGAAAAGCTGTTATCTGTCATAAGCAGCACAGGCAAAGATCTTTCCCAGTTTCTATGATTTTTGCAGTGACAGTATTCCTGTAAGGAAATGGAAGCATTCCTCTTGGGTGTCTCAGATGCTAGAAGTTTCCAGAGCTCTCTCTGTGACTTTGCCAGAAGTCTAGCCTTGTTCAAAAGGCAGGGTTATGTTTCAGTTTGGTAACACAAACACACTATTCTTTGCCGCCAGACCTCTTTTCTATGTTTACTGTAAATGCAGGTCACCCGCACCTTCCAGGGCATCAGAATTCCACCTGCACCAGACAGACACCtgcttttcctacagaaaaaaaaagcatgttggTAATTCTTCagagaaatatatgaaaaaatattacAGGTAAATGTTATTTGTTAATCTGAATGACTGAAAGAGTTGATCTCATATCAAGTGGAGTCTGTAGGCTGATTTTGCTTCtgcacaagagaaaaatgaaaatcctgTCATGAGCTTTTGTTGAATGCGTTATCTTCCTGACAATCTAATGCTGCTCTCTTGGAAGGGGGTAGGGGGGTCTCTCCTGGGCAGGGAGCCAATGCACAGCCCACTGTAGATCCCTTTGGAGACACCTAGCAGGATTAAAGCAACATACATTTCTTGTCCAGacccctgcccaaagcaggccCTTCTCAATGTGTCCGCACATGCACACTGACTCAGTGGAAGCAAGCAGGACAGACCCACCAAGGGTAAGGCTAAGGTGCCTTCTTCTTAAGAGTAGGTTAAGACAAAATGGATTATGCCCCCCTCCCAAGAAAAGCCTTTGATCTTCTTTCTTGAACTGTTTCTCAGATTAACTCCTCTTCCTTAACACATTTGCCTGGGTGATGCTTTGATCCCAGAACACCACATCCTCcaagctgaaaggaagcagaggGCTTGGTTGCATAGTAGAAATCAAGCCTTGTTCACTCCTCTATAATGGCAAGAAAGTCCCACTACAGAACTGTTGCAAGATGATATTCAGGCTCTGAGGTTCTGGAAGTAGTGCTGTTTCTATTTATATtacatgttttgcttttttttttagtacaaagTTTAAACTGGGACACTGGGACATTCCTTACATTCTCCATTGCCCATGGCACTCTAACaggtttccttccttctccttcactATATACTCTTAATTATCCAGCCAAAACTAATAGAAAATACTTCCCATGCACATACAAATAAAAGACTGAGGCATATTCCTTCCAGATATAACTTAGTTGTGGTTTTAATTGCATATATCCCAACACAGTATCTACAAGAAAAAGAATGTAATCTTTGTAGTGTTACACTTACAAAAGAACCCTCAAGTACCTGTATTACTACTCTGCTTCCAATTTTTTCTGACTCCCACAAGAATCATATATAACACTACTAACATTCCTGCATTACACAGTGATGGATCTGAATGACTTT from Dromaius novaehollandiae isolate bDroNov1 chromosome 1, bDroNov1.hap1, whole genome shotgun sequence encodes the following:
- the ASCL4 gene encoding achaete-scute homolog 4: MDSNKDDDGLLNRIAFSEAMSLANSHGTPHGVPLREPFGVPFHLEPSYWDQAYSGHTGRISYIPFAGYVGIYDYSFEPAFIRKRNERERQRVRCVNEGYTRLREHLPKEFADKRLSKVETLRAAISYIKHLQSLLDCHPLESGGKEALSTKEITEAPSPGPPRECNSDGESKTSSASSPYSEFEEPGS